A single window of Lutzomyia longipalpis isolate SR_M1_2022 chromosome 1, ASM2433408v1 DNA harbors:
- the LOC129787862 gene encoding uncharacterized protein LOC129787862 → MMCLPKAIFVVIAVCILTISQAENTYANGNPNEFPYHVRIAIDVSFLDLPLLGDIHLYREICQGAIISTTKVLTAASCIKDGEIIPILMAVKYTIVADDSGPSDPNVFSKVAARASITTEYNCEPQGNQFGVLEVDDPFIFNDDVDSLPLDLSYDYTKLFGDEKDFDFGFTMYSAQDDGELMPFKFDHMMFCNAFENSPQDIPPGTFCGFVSNGKDLKGQAKRGGAVFVNDNSDNKIIGIGVIIDFEYETTNPPGLVVGFYRFASLCEANGAD, encoded by the exons ATGATGTGTCTTCCTAAAGCAATCTTTGTGGTCATAGCTGTTTGTATTTTAACCATCTCTCAGGcagaaaat ACTTACGCCAATGGAAATCCTAATGAATTTCCATACCACGTTCGTATTGCAATTGATGTCTCTTTTTTGGATCTTCCTCTTTTGGGTGATATTCATTTGTATAGAGAAATATGTCAAGGGGCCATCATTTCAACAACCAAAGTTCTTACAGCAGCAAGTTGCATAAAGGATGGTGAAATTATTCCTATTCTTATGGCAGTTAAATATACAATTGTAGCCGACGATTCCGGACCAAGTGATCCCAATGTTTTCTCAAAAGTCGCTGCAAGAGCTTCCATAACCACCGAATACAATTGCGAACCGCAAGGAAATCAATTTGGAGTACTAGAAGTGGATGATCCATTTATTTTCAACGATGATGTTGATTCTTTACCTCTTGATTTGTCTTACGACTATACAAAGTTATTTGGTgatgaaaaagattttgattttggATTTACCATGTATAGTGCACAAGACGATGGAGAACTGATGCCTTTTAAATTTGATCACATGATGTTCTGCAATGCATTTGAAAATAGTCCACAAGATATACCGCCTGGAACCTTTTGTGGATTTGTAAGTAACGGCAAAGACCTTAAAGGGCAAGCTAAACGTGGAGGTGCTGTTTTTGTCAATGACAATAGTGACAATAAGATAATAGGTATTGGAGTTATTATAGACTTTGAATATGAAACAACCAATCCACCTGGCCTAGTTGTGGGGTTCTATAGATTTGCGAGTTTGTGCGAAGCAAACGGCGCTGATTAA